From the genome of Haloarcula taiwanensis:
CGGGCGGGTCGCTCCTGCTATCGATCTGGGTCGCGCTGACGGTGGCTGGCGGTGAGGTTCACAACGAGATACTGTACACGTGGACCGCAAGCGTCGAGTCGCTCCGGCTGAACTTCGGCCTGCTGCTCGACCCGCTGTCTGCGCTCATGCTGCTTATCGTCTGTCTCATATCCTTCCTCGTCCACATCTTCTCGCTCGGCTACATGAACGACGAGGGCGAGACCGGTCTCCCGCGCTATTACGCCGGGCTCGGCCTGTTCACGGCGAGCATGCTCGGGTTCGTCGTCGCCAACAATCTCCTGATGGCGTTCATGTTCTTCGAGCTGGTGGGCCTGTGTTCGTATCTGCTCATCGGCTTCTGGTTCCGTCAGGACGGCCCGCCGAGCGCCGCGAAGAAGGCGTTCCTCGTCACCCGCTTCGGTGACTACTTCTTCCTCATCGGCGTCGTCGGCATCTTCGCCACCTTTGGGACCGGCCTCTTCGCCCCCATTACGCAGGGCGGCGAAGTAGTTGCCGAGAGTTTCCCGATGCTAGCCGAACACGCTATCGTCGACGGCGAGGTCGAAGGTATCGCGATGCTGGAGACGGTCGGCATGGGACCACAGGCCTGGTTCACTGTGCTTGGCCTCCTCGTGCTGGGCGGTGTGGTCGGTAAGTCCGCGCAGTTCCCGCTGCACACGTGGCTGCCTGACGCGATGGAAGGTCCGACGCCGGTCTCGGCGCTGATTCACGCAGCGACGATGGTTGCAGCCGGTGTGTACCTCGTCGCACGGATGTACGGCTTCTACGCGCTCTCGCCGACGGCGCTGGCCGTCATCGCCCTTATCGGCGGCTTCACCGCACTGTTTGCGGCAACGATGGGCCTGGTCAAACAGGAAATCAAACAAGTACTCGCGTACTCCACCATCTCCCAGTACGGGTACATGATGCTCGCGCTGGGGTCGGGTGGCTACATCGCCGCTGTCTTCCACCTGACCACCCACGCCGTGTTCAAGGCGCTGCTCTTCCTCGGCGCGGGGTCGGTCATCATCGCCATGCACCACAACGAGAACATGTGGGACATGGGCGGTCTGAAAGACCGGATGCCAGTGACCTACTGGACGTTCCTCGCCGGCTCGCTCGCACTGGCCGGTATCGTTCCGTTCGCCGGCTTCTGGTCCAAGGACGAGGTGCTGTACGAGGCACTCATCCACGGCTTCGGTACTGAGGGCGGCCTCGGGACGGCCTACCTCGTCGCGTACGCGATGGGGCTGCTGGCCGTGTTCTTCACCGGCTTCTACACCTTCCGGATGGTGTACCTGACCTTCCACGGCGACGCCCGCTCGGACACTGCACGCGACCCCGAGCCCGTCCGCTGGAACGTCAAGGGCCCGCTGACGGTCCTTGGCATCCTCGCCACAACCATCGGGTTCATTAACATGGCCCCGGTCAAGAAGCTCACCGGCGCGGAAATCGACTTCCTCCACAAGTGGCTGACCGGGCCCGAAGAGGGCGGCTGGCCAGCCCTTCTCTCGACGGACCTACACCACTACGAGGAACTGCTCCACAATGTGCCCCACGTCGACCCAGCGTATCCGCTAGGTGGTGAGACCGGGACGCTGCTGGTTTCAGCAGCCCTCTCACTCGGGCTGGCACTCACCGGCGTGCTCGTTGCTCGGAGCCTCTATGCCGGTGCCGACCCGGTCGAGCATACGGACAAGCTTGGCGGTCTGAAGACGCTACTCATGCACAATTACTACCAGGACGAATATCAGGTGTGGCTCGCGACGGGTGTCACCTACCCGCTCGCCCGTGTGATGAACAAGTTCGACCAGGGTGTCGTCGACGGTGTCGTCAACGGCATCTCCAGCGTGAGCCTGTTCGGCGGCAGCCGCATCCGACGCATCCAGTCCGGCGTCGTCAGCAACTACGCGACGCTGCTGACGCTTGGACTCGTGCTCTTGCTTGCTGCCTTCGGCGTCATGGGAGGGTGGTTCTAGATGTGGGTCGCTGCGCTTCTGCTCGTGACCCTGCTGGGAACCGGTCTCGTGTTCCTCTCGCCTGACCGGTACGCCGGAAAGCTCGCCGCTGCCGTCAGTGCGGTGCCAGCGCTTGGCAGCCTCTACATGTACTGGGTGTACCTCACGCAGTACGGCGGCACGGGGAACGCCCTGCTGTCGCCCGCCGACATCGCATTCGGCCAGCAGATCCCGTGGATCACGCTGGGTGAACTGGAAGTGTCGTACTACGTTGGCCTCGACGGCATCAGCATGCCGCTGCTCGCGCTGACGACGGTCCTGACGACGCTCGCAATCGTCTCGGCGTGGACGCCCATCGACGAGCGCCAGTCCCAGTTCTACGGATTGATGCTGTTCATGGAAGTGAGCCTCATCGGCGTGTTCTCCGCGCTCGATTTCTTCCTCTGGTTCGTCTTCTGGGAGGGCGTCCTCATCCCGATGTACCTGCTCATCGGAGTCTGGGGCGGTCCGCGCCGGAAGTACGCCGCCATCAAGTTCTTCGTCTACACGAACGTGGCGTCGCTGATCATGTTCGCGGGCCTGTTCGCGCTCGTGTTCAGTACTGGTCTCACGTCGCTGTCTCTGCCCGCGATGGCTGAGGCGTTCCGCACCGCGAGCGGACTCCCGACCATCGCCGGCGTCAACCTGATGACCATCTCCTTCATCATGATGTTCTTCGGGTTCGCGGTGAAGGTGCCCGTCTTCCCGCTACACACGTGGCTCCCTGACGCTCACGTCGAGGCCCCGACACCGGTGTCGGTTATGCTGGCCGGGGTCCTCCTGAAGATGGGGACCTACGCACTGCTGCGGTTCAACTTCACGATGCTTGCGGACACAGCACGGGCGCTTGCGGTTCCGCTTGCAATCATCGGCGTCGTCAGCGTCATCTACGGCGCGATGCTCGCGCTGGCACAGCGCGACCTCAAGCGAATCGTCGCCTACTCATCGATTTCGTCGATGGGTTATGTCATCCTTGGGCTGGTCGCGTTCACGCCCTACGGCATGGGCGGGGCGACCTTCCAGATGATTGCCCACGGCCTCATCTCAGGGCTGATGTTCATGGCCGTCGGGGTCATCTACAACACGACCCACACGCGGATGGTCGGCGACATGTCCGGCCTCGCGGACAGGATGCCCTGGACGGTCGGCATCTTCGTCGCCGCCGCCTTCGGCTACATGGGCCTGCCGCTGATGGCCGGCTTCGCCGGGGAGTACTTCATCTTCCAGGGCTCGTTCAACGCGCCGACGCTCGGCGGAGCCGCGCCGGTGTTGACTTCGCTGGCGATGTTCGGCATCGTCATCGTCGCCGGCTACCTGCTGTGGGCCATGCAGCGCACGCTGTTCGGTGCCTTCAGCCTGGAGACCGACTACGAGGTCAGCCCGGCCGCGTTCCACGACGTCGCGCCGCTGGCCGTGTTGCTCCTGCTGGTCATCGCACTCGGTGTCGCGCCGGACCTCTCCTTTGCTATGATACAGGACTCGATATCACCGGTTCTCGAAATCGGAGGTGGTGCATAGATGGTCGCACTCCCTGACTGGATGGCGCTCGCCCCGGCACTCTCGCTGGCCTTCGCCTCCCTGGTGTTGCTGCTGTCGGACTCAGTCAACCCAGACACGACGAACACGGGGCTGCTGGCTGGTATCTCGGCGCTTGGATCACTGGTCTCCTTCGGCTTCGCCGGCTGGTTTATTACCGCCGGCACCGGGATGGCAAACGGCACCGGCGTCGCGCTGTTCAATGACCAGCTCGTCGTCGACCAGATGGCCCTGTTCTTCATGGCCATCGTCGGTAGCGTCACGACCCTAGTCGTGCTCGCGAGCTACGACTACGTCGCTGAGCACAGCTACCAGGCCGAGTTCTTCGCACTGGTTCTGCTGTCTGCGACCGGGATGAGTATCCTCAGTGCGGCCAACAGCCTGGCAACGGCCTTCGTCGCACTCGAGCTTGTGTCGCTGCCGTCCTACGCACTCGTCGCCTTCCTCAAGGAAAACAAGGGCAGCGTCGAGGCAGGACTGAAGTACTTCCTCATCGGCGCGGTGTCCTCGGCAGTGCTGGCCTACGGCATCTCGCTGGTGTACGCTGCGACGGGCGTGCTTCGATTCGACGGCGTCGCAACAGCTATTTCCAGTGGCACGATCCAGACCATATCCGAGGGGTCGATACAGGCCCAGTCCGGTGAGCCAGCCGTCCCGATGGCTATCCTCGGCGTCGGTATCCTGATGATCATCGGTGGCGTCGCGTTCAAGACCGCCTCCGTGCCGTTCCACTTCTGGGCACCAGAGGCGTACGAAGGCGCACCAGCACCGATCTCGGCGTTCCTCTCCTCGGCGTCGAAGGCCGCCGGTTTCGTGCTGGCGTTCCGTGTCTTCGCTGTCGCCTTCCCCATTGGCGACCTGCTCGCCGCTGGTGGAGCGATCAACTGGGTGATGGCGTTCCAGATCCTCGCCATCGCGACGATGTTCATCGGGAACTTCGCCGCCGCGACTCAGGAGACAGTCAAGCGGATGCTGGCCTACTCCAGCGTCGGCCACGCCGGCTACGTCCTCATCGGCCTCGCCGCCGTCTCTGGCTCCGGCGAGGGACTGAGCCTCAGCCTGAGCGCCGGGATGTCTCACCTGCTCGTCTACGGCTTCATGAACACGGGCGCGTTCCTGTTCATCGCGCTGGCCGAGTACTGGGGCGTCGGCCGACGCTTCGAGGACTACAACGGCCTCGGCAAGGAAGCGCCAGTCGCCTGCGCGGCGATGACGGTGTTCCTCTTTAGCCTCGCCGGCCTGCCTATCGGCGGCGGGTTCTTCTCGAAGTTCTACCTGTTCTCGGCGACCCTCAACGTGGGCGCGTGGTCGCTGGCCGCCGCGCTTATCATCAACAGCGCACTCAGCCTGTTCTACTACTCCCGCGTCGTCAAGGCGATGTGGATCGAAGAACCGAACGGCAGCCGGACCATCGAGTCCTATCCGATGGGACTGTACACCGCCGTGGTTGGTGCCGCGGTCGTGACTGTCCTGCTCGTCCCCGGCTTCAACCGCGTTTCTGAAATCGCGTTCCAGGCCGCGCAGTTGCTGTAAGCGCGGTTCGACGCGTCTTCTTACGCCGACTCGTAGACGAACACCCCGCCGCTCTCGCGTTTCTCGACGCGGCCAGTGACTTCGAGTACGTCCAAGTGACCGACAGCCTCGCTCATCCCGGCGAAGTACTCCGTAGCTGGGAGATCGCCGAACAGCGCCGTCATCACGTCGCTGGGCGTCGTCGCGCCGCCGGAGACGATGTCTGCGACCTCTGCGGTACGCTGGTCGTGTTCCGCGAGGATGTCATCGATGCGTTCCCGCGGTGATTCGACTGGCTCGCGATGGCCGGTGAGAAAGCGGTCGTGACCCTGCTCACGGAGCCACCGTAGCGAGTCGTTGAACGCCGGCAACACCCGCGGCCGCGTCCCGCTCTCGTCGGGCACCTGCAGGAACGGATTGGGCGTGATGTCGCCCAGCACGTTGTCGCCGACAATCGCTTCACGACGACCCTGCAAATCGTACGAGAAGATGATTTCGCCCGCGGAGTGGCCCTGCACGGTGTCGATGATTAGTTCTGTGTCGTCGACGGTGACGGTGTCACCGGCTGTGAGCGCGCGGTCGGTGTCGACACTCTGGGCATATGGCAGGAAGGCTTCCGGTAACTGTGTGACCGTTTCGGCAGTCTCGCGTGAGACACCGCACCGCTCGAAGAAATCCGCAAAGTAGGACTGTTCGGTGTGTAGTTGCGCCGCGAAATCACGCATGATCGCTGCCCCCGGTTCGCTGGCGAGGACACGCGCCCCCCGCTCAGCGAACCGGTTTGCCATACCGAAATGGTCCGGGTGCGGATGTGTGACTAGCACCTGCTCGATGTCGGCCGGTGACAGCTCGCGCGCTTCGAGCGCCTCGATCAGACGCGACCACGCTTCCTCACTGTCGGGTCCCGGATCAACAATCGTTCGACGCGCGATGTATGCATTGACTGGCCCGACCTGAAACGGCGTCGGAATCGACACCCGTGTGAACATATCGCCTCGTTGCAGGTGGCGGCGCAAAACAGTTCGTACCCGCACGACACGTTTACTATCGTGGGCGCTCGCTGTCCCCCGGTTAGCCGTAGTTCTGCACTGTTTTCCGGGCACAAGAGATATATTCGTCCTTCGCGTAGGGACAGATATGAACAAGCACTTCGAAGACGCACGGTACTACCTGAAACGCGCCGGGGAGACCGCTACCAAAGGCGTCAAAGAAGAACTCGAACCGGTCGAGGAGCGGTTCCGCGAACTCACCGGGAAGGAGGAAGAGCCCGAACCCAGCCGACTGGAGGCGGTCAAAGCGGACCTGAAGGAGCTACAGGAGAAAGCCGAAGGTGAGGCCGAGGACGCCATCGCCGACGCCCGCAAGAAAATCGGCGAGTATCGCGGTGCCGAAGAGACCGAAGCGTAGTCGGAAAGCAATTCTTAAGGGATGCGCTCGAATAGAGTTGAGTGCGTCGGGTTGGTGATCTAGTTCGGTTATGATACCTCCTTCACACGGAGGAAGTCGGCGGTTCGAATCCGCCCCAACCCATCCGTTCGCTTCACACTTTTGACCGAGACCAGTCCTCTCGAAGCAGGTCCTGCCACAGCGACGTCCACGTGAATCCCGACCTGCCGCCGCACAGACTGTCGGATATCCGCCGGCGATAGTAACTCACACGGACGAGCGGAGCGTACCCGACCGCTTTTACCGCTCGGTAAACTATAGAGGGTATGACCAGCAGCGAGTCCCACGCGTCGGCCGACGGCCCCGTCGCCGGGGAGACGGTCCGCCACGGGACGGGCGTGAACTCGAACCGCGCGTTCCCGACGGAGGGGTATCCGCACAACCTCGACCCGTTCGTCCTGTTCGAGCAGTTCTACATCGACCCCGACGAGGGGTTCCCGATGCACCCACACCGCGGCTTCGAAATCGTCTCGTACATGATTGAGGGCGGCATGGAACACGAGGACTCCCTCGGGGTCACGAACACCGCCTACGAGAACGACGCGATGCGAATCACCACTGGCAGTGGGATACGCCACTCCGAGTTCCCCGCCGACGGGCGGGCCTGTACGGGCCTCCAGCTCTGGGTGAACCTGCCGTGGGCGCAGAAGGTGGTCGACCCGGACTACGTCGACGCGAGGGCCGAGGAGCTGCCGACGGCCCAGCGGGACGGCGCGACGGTCACGACGGTCGTCGGCGACGGCTCGCCTATCGGCCTCCAGACGCCGATGGAGTACCTGGACGTGACCGTCGCCGGCGCGTGGACGTGGTCGGTGCCCGACGAGTGGGCCGGGTTCGTCTACGGCGTCGACGGCAGCGGGACGGTCGAGGGACGGCCCCTCGCCGCCGGTGACATCCTGCCGGTCACTGACGCGCGGTCGGTGACGCTGCGGAGCGACGAGTCGCTCCGGGCCGTCGCCGTCTCGGGCCGCCCGCACGGGGAGCCGATTCGACAGCGTGGTCCGTTCGTCCTGTGAGAGCCGCCGTGGTGACTCGCTGACGGCCGAGAGCGGGTGTCCGTTCGAGGCTGGACACGTTTTACCAAATGGTAAGACTCTTTTGCGGGCGACCCCTGCCGTGACATATGGCAGATGTTGCAGTTGTCGGCGGTGGTCCCGCCGGTCTGAGTGCGGCACAGTACGCTGCGAAAAACGACCTCGAAACGATCGCCTTCG
Proteins encoded in this window:
- a CDS encoding NADH-quinone oxidoreductase subunit L; translated protein: MAAFTYAPAIVLLPFVSFLVALFAGDRMPKGGALAGITATGGSLLLSIWVALTVAGGEVHNEILYTWTASVESLRLNFGLLLDPLSALMLLIVCLISFLVHIFSLGYMNDEGETGLPRYYAGLGLFTASMLGFVVANNLLMAFMFFELVGLCSYLLIGFWFRQDGPPSAAKKAFLVTRFGDYFFLIGVVGIFATFGTGLFAPITQGGEVVAESFPMLAEHAIVDGEVEGIAMLETVGMGPQAWFTVLGLLVLGGVVGKSAQFPLHTWLPDAMEGPTPVSALIHAATMVAAGVYLVARMYGFYALSPTALAVIALIGGFTALFAATMGLVKQEIKQVLAYSTISQYGYMMLALGSGGYIAAVFHLTTHAVFKALLFLGAGSVIIAMHHNENMWDMGGLKDRMPVTYWTFLAGSLALAGIVPFAGFWSKDEVLYEALIHGFGTEGGLGTAYLVAYAMGLLAVFFTGFYTFRMVYLTFHGDARSDTARDPEPVRWNVKGPLTVLGILATTIGFINMAPVKKLTGAEIDFLHKWLTGPEEGGWPALLSTDLHHYEELLHNVPHVDPAYPLGGETGTLLVSAALSLGLALTGVLVARSLYAGADPVEHTDKLGGLKTLLMHNYYQDEYQVWLATGVTYPLARVMNKFDQGVVDGVVNGISSVSLFGGSRIRRIQSGVVSNYATLLTLGLVLLLAAFGVMGGWF
- a CDS encoding oxidoreductase, with translation MWVAALLLVTLLGTGLVFLSPDRYAGKLAAAVSAVPALGSLYMYWVYLTQYGGTGNALLSPADIAFGQQIPWITLGELEVSYYVGLDGISMPLLALTTVLTTLAIVSAWTPIDERQSQFYGLMLFMEVSLIGVFSALDFFLWFVFWEGVLIPMYLLIGVWGGPRRKYAAIKFFVYTNVASLIMFAGLFALVFSTGLTSLSLPAMAEAFRTASGLPTIAGVNLMTISFIMMFFGFAVKVPVFPLHTWLPDAHVEAPTPVSVMLAGVLLKMGTYALLRFNFTMLADTARALAVPLAIIGVVSVIYGAMLALAQRDLKRIVAYSSISSMGYVILGLVAFTPYGMGGATFQMIAHGLISGLMFMAVGVIYNTTHTRMVGDMSGLADRMPWTVGIFVAAAFGYMGLPLMAGFAGEYFIFQGSFNAPTLGGAAPVLTSLAMFGIVIVAGYLLWAMQRTLFGAFSLETDYEVSPAAFHDVAPLAVLLLLVIALGVAPDLSFAMIQDSISPVLEIGGGA
- a CDS encoding oxidoreductase, with the protein product MVALPDWMALAPALSLAFASLVLLLSDSVNPDTTNTGLLAGISALGSLVSFGFAGWFITAGTGMANGTGVALFNDQLVVDQMALFFMAIVGSVTTLVVLASYDYVAEHSYQAEFFALVLLSATGMSILSAANSLATAFVALELVSLPSYALVAFLKENKGSVEAGLKYFLIGAVSSAVLAYGISLVYAATGVLRFDGVATAISSGTIQTISEGSIQAQSGEPAVPMAILGVGILMIIGGVAFKTASVPFHFWAPEAYEGAPAPISAFLSSASKAAGFVLAFRVFAVAFPIGDLLAAGGAINWVMAFQILAIATMFIGNFAAATQETVKRMLAYSSVGHAGYVLIGLAAVSGSGEGLSLSLSAGMSHLLVYGFMNTGAFLFIALAEYWGVGRRFEDYNGLGKEAPVACAAMTVFLFSLAGLPIGGGFFSKFYLFSATLNVGAWSLAAALIINSALSLFYYSRVVKAMWIEEPNGSRTIESYPMGLYTAVVGAAVVTVLLVPGFNRVSEIAFQAAQLL
- a CDS encoding MBL fold hydrolase, whose product is MFTRVSIPTPFQVGPVNAYIARRTIVDPGPDSEEAWSRLIEALEARELSPADIEQVLVTHPHPDHFGMANRFAERGARVLASEPGAAIMRDFAAQLHTEQSYFADFFERCGVSRETAETVTQLPEAFLPYAQSVDTDRALTAGDTVTVDDTELIIDTVQGHSAGEIIFSYDLQGRREAIVGDNVLGDITPNPFLQVPDESGTRPRVLPAFNDSLRWLREQGHDRFLTGHREPVESPRERIDDILAEHDQRTAEVADIVSGGATTPSDVMTALFGDLPATEYFAGMSEAVGHLDVLEVTGRVEKRESGGVFVYESA
- a CDS encoding pirin; protein product: MTSSESHASADGPVAGETVRHGTGVNSNRAFPTEGYPHNLDPFVLFEQFYIDPDEGFPMHPHRGFEIVSYMIEGGMEHEDSLGVTNTAYENDAMRITTGSGIRHSEFPADGRACTGLQLWVNLPWAQKVVDPDYVDARAEELPTAQRDGATVTTVVGDGSPIGLQTPMEYLDVTVAGAWTWSVPDEWAGFVYGVDGSGTVEGRPLAAGDILPVTDARSVTLRSDESLRAVAVSGRPHGEPIRQRGPFVL